One genomic window of Cyprinus carpio isolate SPL01 chromosome B8, ASM1834038v1, whole genome shotgun sequence includes the following:
- the LOC109052892 gene encoding lysine-specific demethylase 2B-like isoform X3, with protein sequence MNKQRLPNRPKAKMAASTATTPAATASSSTATAVKLPSNRTSSGARRRRTRCRKCEACVRTECGECHFCKDMKKFGGPGRMKQSCIMRQCIAPVLPHTAVCVVCGEAGKEDTLDDEDEKFNAMLMECSICNEIVHPNCLKVKDAAGVVNDELPNCWECPKCNYAGKTGKACKQKRGPGFKYASNLPGSLLREQKAGRDGREEGDQTSTGASSIKRKSEREETPRLKTEDLPSRLPPLLSPSGLPRPRSEVPNFLRKKRKLFDDDEEEEEASAKKKPKKPWRLEEPLIPKLSNMKTEEEEDNSDEEEERQEKRELPRRSFKKDYSTVRKEEEHEEERREERDPPFRSLKEFNTLRKEEDQEEEKEDDDEEEEENNNGKRGRDSSPALKNILSLESDASRCSSPRAGPSSDGSETQEKAPRARAKRHRRKPPNRQLSAELSKQFNMEIRRTEHSLANENQQPLKSEPEDSENEEPKKGLRNGTPGNGGGGVERGTGGEGGGERPHLRAREMNGTSWELRHFYPPQITPLGLNRSSPTVRPLPARSPPKCVQMERHVIRPPPICPPPDRLPLADGRNHIAPREAWLTIFSHLSHRELCVCMRVCRTWNRWCCDKRLWTHIDLKRCKSITPLMLSGIIRRQPITLDLSWTNISKKQLSWLINRLPGLRVLLLSGCSWVAVSALCTSSCPLLRTLDLQWVEGLKDPQMRDLLSPPTDNRPGQMDTRSKLRNVTDLRLAGLDITDSSLRLIIKNMPVLSGLDLSYCNHINDQSVNLLTAAGTTTRDSLTDVNLSVCNRVTDQSLSYFKRCGSICRIDLRFCKQVSRQACERFIAEMSVIVPFQLQEDKLLQKLHSTP encoded by the exons CAACGGCTACCCAACAGACCCAAGGCCAAAATGGCTGCATCAACAGCAACAACTCCGGCTGCGACCGCTTCTTCATCCACTGCAACAGCGGTCAAGCTGCCGTCCAATCGGACCTCCTCTGGAGCTCGCCGTAGACGCACAAGATGTCGAAAATGCGAGGCATGTGTGCGGACAGAATGTGGAGAGTGTCACTTCTGTAAGGACATGAAGAAGTTTGGAGGACCTGGTCGAATGAAACAGTCTTGCATTATGAGACAATGTATAGCG CCCGTGTTACCACATACAGCAGTGTGTGTAGTGTGCGGTGAAGCTGGTAAAGAAGACACActtgatgatgaagatgaaaaatTTAATGCCATGCTTATGGAGTGCTCCATCTGCAATGAGATTGTCCACCCAAACTGCCTCAAG GTGAAGGATGCAGCTGGGGTAGTAAATGATGAGCTTCCTAACTGCTGGGAATGTCCAAAATGCAATTATGCTGGGAAGACTGGAAAA GCCTGCAAGCAAAAACGGGGCCCAGGCTTTAAGTACGCATCCAACCTGCCAGGGTCCCTGCTGAGGGAGCAGAAAGCAGGACGTGACGGGAGAGAGGAAGGGGACCAGACATCCACAGGTGCTTCATCCATTAAGAGGAAGAGTGAGAGGGAGGAAACTCccagactgaagactgaagatcTACCATCCCGTCTTCCCCCACTCTTGAGCCCTAGTGGCCTGCCAAGACCACGATCTGAAGTGCCCAACTTCTTGAGGAAGAAGAGAAAGTtatttgatgatgatgaagaggaagaggaggctAGTGCTAAAAAGAAG CCGAAGAAACCCTGGAGGCTTGAAGAGCCTTTGATTCCCAAACTCTCTAACATGAAAACAGAAGAGGAGGAAGACAACTCTGACGAGGAGGAAGAGAGGCAAGAGAAGCGAGAACTGCCTCGTCGTTCATTTAAGAAAGACTACAGCACAGTAAGAAAAGAGGAAGAGCATGAGGAAGAGAGGAGGGAGGAAAGAGATCCACCTTTCAGATCCCTAAAGGAGTTTAACACACTCCGGAAGGAGGAAGACCAAGAGGAAGAaaaggaggatgatgatgaggaagaggaggagaacaATAATGGCAAACGAGGCAGGGACAGCAGCCCTGCACTGAAGAACATTTTATCGCTTGAGAGTGATGCTTCAAGGTGCAGCTCCCCAAGAGCAGGGCCAAGCAGCGATGGTAGTGAGACTCAAGAGAAGGCACCACGTGCTCGGGCAAAGCGACACCGGCGCAAGCCCCCTAACCGCCAGCTCAGTGCAGAACTCAGCAAGCAGTTTAACATGGAGATCCGTCGCACAGAGCATTCACTGGCCAATGAGAACCAGCAGCCACTCAAGAGTGAACCCGAGGACAGCGAGAACGAGGAACCAAAGAAAGGCTTACGGAACGGGACTCCAGGGAATGGAGGTGGAGGTGTAGAAAGAGGCACAGGTGGAGAGGGAGGAGGGGAGCGGCCACACTTACGAGCAAGGGAGATGAATGGGACATCTTGGGAGCTGCGGCACTTTTACCCTCCTCAGATTACCCCCCTTGGCTTGAACCGCAGTTCACCTACAGTCAGACCACTTCCTGCACGTTCACCTCCCAAGTGTGTTCAGATGGAGCGCCATGTGATCCGGCCACCTCCAATCTGCCCTCCACCTGATAGGCTACCACTAGCTGATGGACGCAATCACATTGCTCCCAGAGAAGCATGGTTGACTATTTTCAGTCACCTGAGCCATCGTGAACTCTGTGTGTGCATGCGAGTGTGCCGAACATGGAATCGCTG GTGCTGTGACAAGAGATTATGGACTCATATCGATTTGAAGCGTTGTAAGTCCATCACCCCACTGATGCTAAGTGGGATAATTCGCAGACAGCCCATCACTTTGGATCTGAGCTGGACCAACATCTCCAAGAAGCAATTAAGCTGGCTTATTAACCGATTACCAG GACTAAGGGTGCTTCTCCTATCAGGCTGTTCATGGGTGGCCGTTTCAGCTCTCTGCACATCCAGTTGTCCTCTGCTGCGTACTCTAGACCTGCAGTGGGTGGAGGGGCTCAAAGACCCCCAGATGAGGGACCTACTATCTCCTCCGACTGACAACAGGCCAG GTCAGATGGACACACGCAGCAAACTTCGTAATGTTACTGACCTGCGTCTGGCTGGTTTGGACATCACGGACAGCTCTCTGCGTCTCATCATTAAAAATATGCCTGTACTCTCCGGTCTGGACTTGAGTTACTGCAACCATATCAATGACCAGTCGGTAAACCTGCTGACTGCTGCAGGGACCACCACTAGAGACTCCTTAACTGATGTCAACCTTTCTG TGTGTAACCGGGTCACTGATCAGTCGCTGAGCTACTTCAAACGCTGCGGAAGCATCTGCCGTATTGACCTGCGATTTTGCAAGCAGGTGAGCCGACAGGCGTGTGAGCGCTTCATTGCTGAGATGTCGGTCATTGTTCCCTTCCAGCTGCAAGAGGATAAACTTCTCCAAAAACTTCACAGCACCCCCTAG
- the LOC109052892 gene encoding lysine-specific demethylase 2B-like isoform X2 — translation MAMSLSADDEDYDSDTAEQQRLPNRPKAKMAASTATTPAATASSSTATAVKLPSNRTSSGARRRRTRCRKCEACVRTECGECHFCKDMKKFGGPGRMKQSCIMRQCIAPVLPHTAVCVVCGEAGKEDTLDDEDEKFNAMLMECSICNEIVHPNCLKVKDAAGVVNDELPNCWECPKCNYAGKTGKQKRGPGFKYASNLPGSLLREQKAGRDGREEGDQTSTGASSIKRKSEREETPRLKTEDLPSRLPPLLSPSGLPRPRSEVPNFLRKKRKLFDDDEEEEEASAKKKPKKPWRLEEPLIPKLSNMKTEEEEDNSDEEEERQEKRELPRRSFKKDYSTVRKEEEHEEERREERDPPFRSLKEFNTLRKEEDQEEEKEDDDEEEEENNNGKRGRDSSPALKNILSLESDASRCSSPRAGPSSDGSETQEKAPRARAKRHRRKPPNRQLSAELSKQFNMEIRRTEHSLANENQQPLKSEPEDSENEEPKKGLRNGTPGNGGGGVERGTGGEGGGERPHLRAREMNGTSWELRHFYPPQITPLGLNRSSPTVRPLPARSPPKCVQMERHVIRPPPICPPPDRLPLADGRNHIAPREAWLTIFSHLSHRELCVCMRVCRTWNRWCCDKRLWTHIDLKRCKSITPLMLSGIIRRQPITLDLSWTNISKKQLSWLINRLPGLRVLLLSGCSWVAVSALCTSSCPLLRTLDLQWVEGLKDPQMRDLLSPPTDNRPGQMDTRSKLRNVTDLRLAGLDITDSSLRLIIKNMPVLSGLDLSYCNHINDQSVNLLTAAGTTTRDSLTDVNLSVCNRVTDQSLSYFKRCGSICRIDLRFCKQVSRQACERFIAEMSVIVPFQLQEDKLLQKLHSTP, via the exons ATGGCCATGTCACTGAGTGCAGACGATGAGGATTACGACTCGGACACAGCCGAACAG CAACGGCTACCCAACAGACCCAAGGCCAAAATGGCTGCATCAACAGCAACAACTCCGGCTGCGACCGCTTCTTCATCCACTGCAACAGCGGTCAAGCTGCCGTCCAATCGGACCTCCTCTGGAGCTCGCCGTAGACGCACAAGATGTCGAAAATGCGAGGCATGTGTGCGGACAGAATGTGGAGAGTGTCACTTCTGTAAGGACATGAAGAAGTTTGGAGGACCTGGTCGAATGAAACAGTCTTGCATTATGAGACAATGTATAGCG CCCGTGTTACCACATACAGCAGTGTGTGTAGTGTGCGGTGAAGCTGGTAAAGAAGACACActtgatgatgaagatgaaaaatTTAATGCCATGCTTATGGAGTGCTCCATCTGCAATGAGATTGTCCACCCAAACTGCCTCAAG GTGAAGGATGCAGCTGGGGTAGTAAATGATGAGCTTCCTAACTGCTGGGAATGTCCAAAATGCAATTATGCTGGGAAGACTGGAAAA CAAAAACGGGGCCCAGGCTTTAAGTACGCATCCAACCTGCCAGGGTCCCTGCTGAGGGAGCAGAAAGCAGGACGTGACGGGAGAGAGGAAGGGGACCAGACATCCACAGGTGCTTCATCCATTAAGAGGAAGAGTGAGAGGGAGGAAACTCccagactgaagactgaagatcTACCATCCCGTCTTCCCCCACTCTTGAGCCCTAGTGGCCTGCCAAGACCACGATCTGAAGTGCCCAACTTCTTGAGGAAGAAGAGAAAGTtatttgatgatgatgaagaggaagaggaggctAGTGCTAAAAAGAAG CCGAAGAAACCCTGGAGGCTTGAAGAGCCTTTGATTCCCAAACTCTCTAACATGAAAACAGAAGAGGAGGAAGACAACTCTGACGAGGAGGAAGAGAGGCAAGAGAAGCGAGAACTGCCTCGTCGTTCATTTAAGAAAGACTACAGCACAGTAAGAAAAGAGGAAGAGCATGAGGAAGAGAGGAGGGAGGAAAGAGATCCACCTTTCAGATCCCTAAAGGAGTTTAACACACTCCGGAAGGAGGAAGACCAAGAGGAAGAaaaggaggatgatgatgaggaagaggaggagaacaATAATGGCAAACGAGGCAGGGACAGCAGCCCTGCACTGAAGAACATTTTATCGCTTGAGAGTGATGCTTCAAGGTGCAGCTCCCCAAGAGCAGGGCCAAGCAGCGATGGTAGTGAGACTCAAGAGAAGGCACCACGTGCTCGGGCAAAGCGACACCGGCGCAAGCCCCCTAACCGCCAGCTCAGTGCAGAACTCAGCAAGCAGTTTAACATGGAGATCCGTCGCACAGAGCATTCACTGGCCAATGAGAACCAGCAGCCACTCAAGAGTGAACCCGAGGACAGCGAGAACGAGGAACCAAAGAAAGGCTTACGGAACGGGACTCCAGGGAATGGAGGTGGAGGTGTAGAAAGAGGCACAGGTGGAGAGGGAGGAGGGGAGCGGCCACACTTACGAGCAAGGGAGATGAATGGGACATCTTGGGAGCTGCGGCACTTTTACCCTCCTCAGATTACCCCCCTTGGCTTGAACCGCAGTTCACCTACAGTCAGACCACTTCCTGCACGTTCACCTCCCAAGTGTGTTCAGATGGAGCGCCATGTGATCCGGCCACCTCCAATCTGCCCTCCACCTGATAGGCTACCACTAGCTGATGGACGCAATCACATTGCTCCCAGAGAAGCATGGTTGACTATTTTCAGTCACCTGAGCCATCGTGAACTCTGTGTGTGCATGCGAGTGTGCCGAACATGGAATCGCTG GTGCTGTGACAAGAGATTATGGACTCATATCGATTTGAAGCGTTGTAAGTCCATCACCCCACTGATGCTAAGTGGGATAATTCGCAGACAGCCCATCACTTTGGATCTGAGCTGGACCAACATCTCCAAGAAGCAATTAAGCTGGCTTATTAACCGATTACCAG GACTAAGGGTGCTTCTCCTATCAGGCTGTTCATGGGTGGCCGTTTCAGCTCTCTGCACATCCAGTTGTCCTCTGCTGCGTACTCTAGACCTGCAGTGGGTGGAGGGGCTCAAAGACCCCCAGATGAGGGACCTACTATCTCCTCCGACTGACAACAGGCCAG GTCAGATGGACACACGCAGCAAACTTCGTAATGTTACTGACCTGCGTCTGGCTGGTTTGGACATCACGGACAGCTCTCTGCGTCTCATCATTAAAAATATGCCTGTACTCTCCGGTCTGGACTTGAGTTACTGCAACCATATCAATGACCAGTCGGTAAACCTGCTGACTGCTGCAGGGACCACCACTAGAGACTCCTTAACTGATGTCAACCTTTCTG TGTGTAACCGGGTCACTGATCAGTCGCTGAGCTACTTCAAACGCTGCGGAAGCATCTGCCGTATTGACCTGCGATTTTGCAAGCAGGTGAGCCGACAGGCGTGTGAGCGCTTCATTGCTGAGATGTCGGTCATTGTTCCCTTCCAGCTGCAAGAGGATAAACTTCTCCAAAAACTTCACAGCACCCCCTAG
- the LOC109052892 gene encoding lysine-specific demethylase 2B-like isoform X1 → MAMSLSADDEDYDSDTAEQQRLPNRPKAKMAASTATTPAATASSSTATAVKLPSNRTSSGARRRRTRCRKCEACVRTECGECHFCKDMKKFGGPGRMKQSCIMRQCIAPVLPHTAVCVVCGEAGKEDTLDDEDEKFNAMLMECSICNEIVHPNCLKVKDAAGVVNDELPNCWECPKCNYAGKTGKACKQKRGPGFKYASNLPGSLLREQKAGRDGREEGDQTSTGASSIKRKSEREETPRLKTEDLPSRLPPLLSPSGLPRPRSEVPNFLRKKRKLFDDDEEEEEASAKKKPKKPWRLEEPLIPKLSNMKTEEEEDNSDEEEERQEKRELPRRSFKKDYSTVRKEEEHEEERREERDPPFRSLKEFNTLRKEEDQEEEKEDDDEEEEENNNGKRGRDSSPALKNILSLESDASRCSSPRAGPSSDGSETQEKAPRARAKRHRRKPPNRQLSAELSKQFNMEIRRTEHSLANENQQPLKSEPEDSENEEPKKGLRNGTPGNGGGGVERGTGGEGGGERPHLRAREMNGTSWELRHFYPPQITPLGLNRSSPTVRPLPARSPPKCVQMERHVIRPPPICPPPDRLPLADGRNHIAPREAWLTIFSHLSHRELCVCMRVCRTWNRWCCDKRLWTHIDLKRCKSITPLMLSGIIRRQPITLDLSWTNISKKQLSWLINRLPGLRVLLLSGCSWVAVSALCTSSCPLLRTLDLQWVEGLKDPQMRDLLSPPTDNRPGQMDTRSKLRNVTDLRLAGLDITDSSLRLIIKNMPVLSGLDLSYCNHINDQSVNLLTAAGTTTRDSLTDVNLSVCNRVTDQSLSYFKRCGSICRIDLRFCKQVSRQACERFIAEMSVIVPFQLQEDKLLQKLHSTP, encoded by the exons ATGGCCATGTCACTGAGTGCAGACGATGAGGATTACGACTCGGACACAGCCGAACAG CAACGGCTACCCAACAGACCCAAGGCCAAAATGGCTGCATCAACAGCAACAACTCCGGCTGCGACCGCTTCTTCATCCACTGCAACAGCGGTCAAGCTGCCGTCCAATCGGACCTCCTCTGGAGCTCGCCGTAGACGCACAAGATGTCGAAAATGCGAGGCATGTGTGCGGACAGAATGTGGAGAGTGTCACTTCTGTAAGGACATGAAGAAGTTTGGAGGACCTGGTCGAATGAAACAGTCTTGCATTATGAGACAATGTATAGCG CCCGTGTTACCACATACAGCAGTGTGTGTAGTGTGCGGTGAAGCTGGTAAAGAAGACACActtgatgatgaagatgaaaaatTTAATGCCATGCTTATGGAGTGCTCCATCTGCAATGAGATTGTCCACCCAAACTGCCTCAAG GTGAAGGATGCAGCTGGGGTAGTAAATGATGAGCTTCCTAACTGCTGGGAATGTCCAAAATGCAATTATGCTGGGAAGACTGGAAAA GCCTGCAAGCAAAAACGGGGCCCAGGCTTTAAGTACGCATCCAACCTGCCAGGGTCCCTGCTGAGGGAGCAGAAAGCAGGACGTGACGGGAGAGAGGAAGGGGACCAGACATCCACAGGTGCTTCATCCATTAAGAGGAAGAGTGAGAGGGAGGAAACTCccagactgaagactgaagatcTACCATCCCGTCTTCCCCCACTCTTGAGCCCTAGTGGCCTGCCAAGACCACGATCTGAAGTGCCCAACTTCTTGAGGAAGAAGAGAAAGTtatttgatgatgatgaagaggaagaggaggctAGTGCTAAAAAGAAG CCGAAGAAACCCTGGAGGCTTGAAGAGCCTTTGATTCCCAAACTCTCTAACATGAAAACAGAAGAGGAGGAAGACAACTCTGACGAGGAGGAAGAGAGGCAAGAGAAGCGAGAACTGCCTCGTCGTTCATTTAAGAAAGACTACAGCACAGTAAGAAAAGAGGAAGAGCATGAGGAAGAGAGGAGGGAGGAAAGAGATCCACCTTTCAGATCCCTAAAGGAGTTTAACACACTCCGGAAGGAGGAAGACCAAGAGGAAGAaaaggaggatgatgatgaggaagaggaggagaacaATAATGGCAAACGAGGCAGGGACAGCAGCCCTGCACTGAAGAACATTTTATCGCTTGAGAGTGATGCTTCAAGGTGCAGCTCCCCAAGAGCAGGGCCAAGCAGCGATGGTAGTGAGACTCAAGAGAAGGCACCACGTGCTCGGGCAAAGCGACACCGGCGCAAGCCCCCTAACCGCCAGCTCAGTGCAGAACTCAGCAAGCAGTTTAACATGGAGATCCGTCGCACAGAGCATTCACTGGCCAATGAGAACCAGCAGCCACTCAAGAGTGAACCCGAGGACAGCGAGAACGAGGAACCAAAGAAAGGCTTACGGAACGGGACTCCAGGGAATGGAGGTGGAGGTGTAGAAAGAGGCACAGGTGGAGAGGGAGGAGGGGAGCGGCCACACTTACGAGCAAGGGAGATGAATGGGACATCTTGGGAGCTGCGGCACTTTTACCCTCCTCAGATTACCCCCCTTGGCTTGAACCGCAGTTCACCTACAGTCAGACCACTTCCTGCACGTTCACCTCCCAAGTGTGTTCAGATGGAGCGCCATGTGATCCGGCCACCTCCAATCTGCCCTCCACCTGATAGGCTACCACTAGCTGATGGACGCAATCACATTGCTCCCAGAGAAGCATGGTTGACTATTTTCAGTCACCTGAGCCATCGTGAACTCTGTGTGTGCATGCGAGTGTGCCGAACATGGAATCGCTG GTGCTGTGACAAGAGATTATGGACTCATATCGATTTGAAGCGTTGTAAGTCCATCACCCCACTGATGCTAAGTGGGATAATTCGCAGACAGCCCATCACTTTGGATCTGAGCTGGACCAACATCTCCAAGAAGCAATTAAGCTGGCTTATTAACCGATTACCAG GACTAAGGGTGCTTCTCCTATCAGGCTGTTCATGGGTGGCCGTTTCAGCTCTCTGCACATCCAGTTGTCCTCTGCTGCGTACTCTAGACCTGCAGTGGGTGGAGGGGCTCAAAGACCCCCAGATGAGGGACCTACTATCTCCTCCGACTGACAACAGGCCAG GTCAGATGGACACACGCAGCAAACTTCGTAATGTTACTGACCTGCGTCTGGCTGGTTTGGACATCACGGACAGCTCTCTGCGTCTCATCATTAAAAATATGCCTGTACTCTCCGGTCTGGACTTGAGTTACTGCAACCATATCAATGACCAGTCGGTAAACCTGCTGACTGCTGCAGGGACCACCACTAGAGACTCCTTAACTGATGTCAACCTTTCTG TGTGTAACCGGGTCACTGATCAGTCGCTGAGCTACTTCAAACGCTGCGGAAGCATCTGCCGTATTGACCTGCGATTTTGCAAGCAGGTGAGCCGACAGGCGTGTGAGCGCTTCATTGCTGAGATGTCGGTCATTGTTCCCTTCCAGCTGCAAGAGGATAAACTTCTCCAAAAACTTCACAGCACCCCCTAG
- the LOC109052892 gene encoding lysine-specific demethylase 2B-like isoform X4 produces the protein MLMECSICNEIVHPNCLKVKDAAGVVNDELPNCWECPKCNYAGKTGKACKQKRGPGFKYASNLPGSLLREQKAGRDGREEGDQTSTGASSIKRKSEREETPRLKTEDLPSRLPPLLSPSGLPRPRSEVPNFLRKKRKLFDDDEEEEEASAKKKPKKPWRLEEPLIPKLSNMKTEEEEDNSDEEEERQEKRELPRRSFKKDYSTVRKEEEHEEERREERDPPFRSLKEFNTLRKEEDQEEEKEDDDEEEEENNNGKRGRDSSPALKNILSLESDASRCSSPRAGPSSDGSETQEKAPRARAKRHRRKPPNRQLSAELSKQFNMEIRRTEHSLANENQQPLKSEPEDSENEEPKKGLRNGTPGNGGGGVERGTGGEGGGERPHLRAREMNGTSWELRHFYPPQITPLGLNRSSPTVRPLPARSPPKCVQMERHVIRPPPICPPPDRLPLADGRNHIAPREAWLTIFSHLSHRELCVCMRVCRTWNRWCCDKRLWTHIDLKRCKSITPLMLSGIIRRQPITLDLSWTNISKKQLSWLINRLPGLRVLLLSGCSWVAVSALCTSSCPLLRTLDLQWVEGLKDPQMRDLLSPPTDNRPGQMDTRSKLRNVTDLRLAGLDITDSSLRLIIKNMPVLSGLDLSYCNHINDQSVNLLTAAGTTTRDSLTDVNLSVCNRVTDQSLSYFKRCGSICRIDLRFCKQVSRQACERFIAEMSVIVPFQLQEDKLLQKLHSTP, from the exons ATGCTTATGGAGTGCTCCATCTGCAATGAGATTGTCCACCCAAACTGCCTCAAG GTGAAGGATGCAGCTGGGGTAGTAAATGATGAGCTTCCTAACTGCTGGGAATGTCCAAAATGCAATTATGCTGGGAAGACTGGAAAA GCCTGCAAGCAAAAACGGGGCCCAGGCTTTAAGTACGCATCCAACCTGCCAGGGTCCCTGCTGAGGGAGCAGAAAGCAGGACGTGACGGGAGAGAGGAAGGGGACCAGACATCCACAGGTGCTTCATCCATTAAGAGGAAGAGTGAGAGGGAGGAAACTCccagactgaagactgaagatcTACCATCCCGTCTTCCCCCACTCTTGAGCCCTAGTGGCCTGCCAAGACCACGATCTGAAGTGCCCAACTTCTTGAGGAAGAAGAGAAAGTtatttgatgatgatgaagaggaagaggaggctAGTGCTAAAAAGAAG CCGAAGAAACCCTGGAGGCTTGAAGAGCCTTTGATTCCCAAACTCTCTAACATGAAAACAGAAGAGGAGGAAGACAACTCTGACGAGGAGGAAGAGAGGCAAGAGAAGCGAGAACTGCCTCGTCGTTCATTTAAGAAAGACTACAGCACAGTAAGAAAAGAGGAAGAGCATGAGGAAGAGAGGAGGGAGGAAAGAGATCCACCTTTCAGATCCCTAAAGGAGTTTAACACACTCCGGAAGGAGGAAGACCAAGAGGAAGAaaaggaggatgatgatgaggaagaggaggagaacaATAATGGCAAACGAGGCAGGGACAGCAGCCCTGCACTGAAGAACATTTTATCGCTTGAGAGTGATGCTTCAAGGTGCAGCTCCCCAAGAGCAGGGCCAAGCAGCGATGGTAGTGAGACTCAAGAGAAGGCACCACGTGCTCGGGCAAAGCGACACCGGCGCAAGCCCCCTAACCGCCAGCTCAGTGCAGAACTCAGCAAGCAGTTTAACATGGAGATCCGTCGCACAGAGCATTCACTGGCCAATGAGAACCAGCAGCCACTCAAGAGTGAACCCGAGGACAGCGAGAACGAGGAACCAAAGAAAGGCTTACGGAACGGGACTCCAGGGAATGGAGGTGGAGGTGTAGAAAGAGGCACAGGTGGAGAGGGAGGAGGGGAGCGGCCACACTTACGAGCAAGGGAGATGAATGGGACATCTTGGGAGCTGCGGCACTTTTACCCTCCTCAGATTACCCCCCTTGGCTTGAACCGCAGTTCACCTACAGTCAGACCACTTCCTGCACGTTCACCTCCCAAGTGTGTTCAGATGGAGCGCCATGTGATCCGGCCACCTCCAATCTGCCCTCCACCTGATAGGCTACCACTAGCTGATGGACGCAATCACATTGCTCCCAGAGAAGCATGGTTGACTATTTTCAGTCACCTGAGCCATCGTGAACTCTGTGTGTGCATGCGAGTGTGCCGAACATGGAATCGCTG GTGCTGTGACAAGAGATTATGGACTCATATCGATTTGAAGCGTTGTAAGTCCATCACCCCACTGATGCTAAGTGGGATAATTCGCAGACAGCCCATCACTTTGGATCTGAGCTGGACCAACATCTCCAAGAAGCAATTAAGCTGGCTTATTAACCGATTACCAG GACTAAGGGTGCTTCTCCTATCAGGCTGTTCATGGGTGGCCGTTTCAGCTCTCTGCACATCCAGTTGTCCTCTGCTGCGTACTCTAGACCTGCAGTGGGTGGAGGGGCTCAAAGACCCCCAGATGAGGGACCTACTATCTCCTCCGACTGACAACAGGCCAG GTCAGATGGACACACGCAGCAAACTTCGTAATGTTACTGACCTGCGTCTGGCTGGTTTGGACATCACGGACAGCTCTCTGCGTCTCATCATTAAAAATATGCCTGTACTCTCCGGTCTGGACTTGAGTTACTGCAACCATATCAATGACCAGTCGGTAAACCTGCTGACTGCTGCAGGGACCACCACTAGAGACTCCTTAACTGATGTCAACCTTTCTG TGTGTAACCGGGTCACTGATCAGTCGCTGAGCTACTTCAAACGCTGCGGAAGCATCTGCCGTATTGACCTGCGATTTTGCAAGCAGGTGAGCCGACAGGCGTGTGAGCGCTTCATTGCTGAGATGTCGGTCATTGTTCCCTTCCAGCTGCAAGAGGATAAACTTCTCCAAAAACTTCACAGCACCCCCTAG